The segment GATGACGGCGGTGACGATCTGTTTGCCCACTTCTCCGAAATTCAAGCTGAAGGTTTCAAGACCCTGCAAGACGGTCAAAAAGTCAGCTTCGAAGTAACTCAGGGTAAAAAAGGCCTTCAGGCTTCTAACATTCGTCCGGTCTAACGCCAGAGGAATACAACAAGGCCCGCTTAAAGGCGGGCCTTATTTGTCTTTATTGATAACACATTATTCCTGAGCGCGCTCAGCCTCTTGTCCCTCACCACCACGGTTCATACTTTCACTGACCGGCTGCTCACGTTCTAGAGCCTCGAACTGCTCTTCTAAGCGTTTTTGCGCCTCTTCAAAACGACGCTCAGTGTCTTCGATCAGCGCATCTACGTCAGTGGCTTCCAAATTATCATCTAAGTCAGA is part of the Halomonas sp. GT genome and harbors:
- a CDS encoding cold-shock protein, coding for MATGTVKWFNETKGYGFISPDDGGDDLFAHFSEIQAEGFKTLQDGQKVSFEVTQGKKGLQASNIRPV